Proteins found in one Miscanthus floridulus cultivar M001 chromosome 4, ASM1932011v1, whole genome shotgun sequence genomic segment:
- the LOC136549536 gene encoding protein transport protein SEC13 homolog B-like, with protein MSSKKIELDHKDIVHDSAIDYYGKRLATASSDSTVKIVNIGAANAPSQVLATLSGHYGPVWRVAWAHPKYGAILASCSYDGHVIIWKEDARGNWSQVHVFSDQKSSVNSIAWAPYEVGLCLACASSGGRISILTMRADGGWDTSTIERAHPVGATAISWAPATASLAGAGELVYKLVSGGFDSVVKVWGFNNGSWKLESALISDMHTDFVRDVAWAPVLGLAKSTIASGSQDGKVVIWTKGKDGDKWEGKLMRDFGSPVWRVSWSLTGNILSIAAGENNITLWKEGSDGQWEEVMKVEP; from the coding sequence ATGTCatcaaagaagatagagttggatcACAAGGACATTGTCCATGATTCTGCCATCGACTACTATGGCAAGCGCCTTGCCACTGCTTCCTCAGACTCTACCGTGAAGATCGTCAACATTGGTGCGGCAAATGCCCCATCCCAGGTCCTTGCAACGCTTAGTGGCCACTATGGTCCTGTGTGGCGTGTTGCGTGGGCCCATCCAAAGTATGGTGCTATCCTTGCATCCTGCAGTTATGATGGCCATGTCATTATTTGGAAGGAGGATGCACGAGGCAATTGGTCTCAAGTCCATGTGTTCAGTGACCAAAAGTCATCTGTTAACTCCATTGCTTGGGCTCCGTATGAGGTTGGCCTGTGCCTTGCCTGTGCATCTTCTGGTGGAAGAATATCCATCTTGACGATGCGAGCAGATGGGGGTTGGGATACTTCAACCATTGAGCGAGCACATCCTGTTGGTGCGACTGCCATATCCTGGGCTCCTGCAACAGCTTCACTAGCTGGTGCAGGGGAGCTTGTTTACAAGCTCGTCTCAGGAGGGTTTGACTCTGTTGTTAAGGTCTGGGGATTCAACAATGGTAGCTGGAAGCTGGAGAGTGCTCTTATCTCTGACATGCACACAGATTTTGTGAGGGATGTCGCATGGGCACCGGTTTTGGGATTGGCCAAGTCGACCATTGCCAGCGGTTCGCAAGACGGGAAGGTTGTCATCTGGACCAAGGGGAAGGATGGAGACAAGTGGGAGGGAAAGCTCATGCGTGACTTTGGTTCCCCTGTCTGGAGGGTGTCCTGGTCCTTGACTGGGAACATATTGTCCATAGCAGCCGGTGAGAACAACATAACCCTCTGGAAGGAAGGGTCAGATGGGCAATGGGAGGAGGTGATGAAGGTTGAACCATAG